The DNA sequence CCGAACCCTCCAGAAAAAACATTGAAGAGCTACAACAAGAGATGTTCAGTCGGTCTGCCGAATGGAGAACGGCACCTTTTATGGACGAAAAGTCCCTTCCCGAAAGTTATGATAATCTTTGGTTAAAGTTAGCTGAAGGTTTTGAATTTGAAGTGCCTCAAAACGCGCGTGTCGCTAAACAACGGGATTATTTTTTAAAGCATCCAAATCACCTGGCGGAAGTTTCAAAACGAGCAGAACCTTTTTTATATCTGATTATTGAACAAATAGAAGCAAAAAACTTACCCCTTGAACTTGCTTTATTACCTGTTGTAGAAAGTACTTTTAATCCCTTTGCTTATTCGCAGAGTCATGCTTCCGGTTTGTGGCAATTTATGCCGGCCACAGGGGTACGATTCGGATTAACTCAAGACTGGTGGTACGACGGTCGTCGCGACGTTTATGCTTCAACAGATGCAGCTTTAACCTATATGGATATATTACATAACTATTTAAATGAAGACTGGTTACATGCACTCGCGGCCTATAACTCTGGAGAAGGGCGGGTAGAAAGAGCGGTTCGCGCTAATAAGAAATACAATAAACCGACAGATTACTGGCATTTGTCCTTGCCAATAGAGACGCAAGAGTACGTCCCAAAGCTATTAGCTTTAGTTGATATTTTACGTAACCACAAAAAGTATGGTATTGAGCTGCCAGTGATAGCAAATAAGCAGGTACTGACTTACGTAGATACCGGTTCGCAACTAGATCTTGCTTATGCGGCAGAATTGGCCGAGTTATCACCTGACGATCTTCAGTTATTAAATCCCGCTTATAATCGCTGGGTAACTTCACCAAACGGTCCTCACCGATTACTTATCCCGACAAAAATTGCACAGCAGTTTAGTCAAAAATTGGCTAATACGGCGCAAAATAAGCGCACCAGATGGTCTCGTTATACTGTGCAGTCAGGTGATAACCTGGGGTTCATTGCGCGCGAAAATTATACAACGATAAATATTCTTAAACAGGTTAACAACCTTGATAGTGCATTTATAAAAATAGGACAGCCTTTACTTATTCCGTTTGCA is a window from the Psychromonas ingrahamii 37 genome containing:
- a CDS encoding lytic transglycosylase, with product MKFFLSVFILFFVTACTSTGELAGPEPSRKNIEELQQEMFSRSAEWRTAPFMDEKSLPESYDNLWLKLAEGFEFEVPQNARVAKQRDYFLKHPNHLAEVSKRAEPFLYLIIEQIEAKNLPLELALLPVVESTFNPFAYSQSHASGLWQFMPATGVRFGLTQDWWYDGRRDVYASTDAALTYMDILHNYLNEDWLHALAAYNSGEGRVERAVRANKKYNKPTDYWHLSLPIETQEYVPKLLALVDILRNHKKYGIELPVIANKQVLTYVDTGSQLDLAYAAELAELSPDDLQLLNPAYNRWVTSPNGPHRLLIPTKIAQQFSQKLANTAQNKRTRWSRYTVQSGDNLGFIARENYTTINILKQVNNLDSAFIKIGQPLLIPFASEAQKDDFSRQARRFEGQQASANKTKKKVIYTVSEADTLWDISRDFNVRVKEIAKWNTINSTEPLQLGQKLTVWKAIKSTPNKNDTHRMTYQVRAGDSLHLIASKFNVKLVDLVRWNELNKGEYIQPGQKLELYVAVQKSRT